Proteins encoded together in one Terriglobus saanensis SP1PR4 window:
- a CDS encoding NCS1 family nucleobase:cation symporter-1, with translation MKLPRRPVLTTARERASSILDSHPSLYNPDLAPTTPSARTWSTYNYVALWFSMSMEVTTFMLASSLIAGGMNWKQAVFTILLGNLIVLIPMVLNAHAGAKYGIPFPVFVRSSFGTRGANIPAMLRALVACGWFGIQSWIGGQSIAAIINVIWPSTLANPSLIWICFFGFWLLNMLVIWRGLESIRFLQGYSAPFLLVMSLVLLMFMTHKAGGFGPILHAPSRFSSNAAFLHFFFIALTGMVGNWATLSLNIPDFTRFAKSQDSQIFGQAFGLPVAMTLYSFIGIGCTSASTVVFGEPIWNPITMLGRFHQPVLAFVALISILIATLNVNIGANVVGASNDFSNLAPRLISFRMGGLITGVLGLAMQPWKLMASHTNYIGWLVGYSGLLGPVAGIMVADYFFIRKTNLDLQSLYHRHGPYEYTQGFNPRAVIALVVGVFAALIGLAIPALRPLFDYAWFVGFFLSSLLYVFLMRMGEARLIKKIPAV, from the coding sequence ATGAAGTTACCCCGGAGGCCTGTCCTCACCACGGCACGGGAGAGAGCCAGCTCGATCCTTGATTCACACCCGAGCCTCTATAATCCCGACCTTGCACCAACCACGCCTTCCGCAAGGACCTGGAGCACGTACAACTACGTGGCGCTGTGGTTTTCTATGTCGATGGAGGTCACAACCTTCATGCTCGCGTCTTCGCTGATTGCGGGCGGCATGAACTGGAAGCAGGCAGTTTTTACAATTCTACTGGGGAACCTCATCGTCCTGATTCCAATGGTGCTGAACGCGCATGCGGGAGCGAAGTACGGCATTCCCTTCCCTGTTTTTGTTCGATCCAGTTTCGGAACGCGAGGCGCGAATATCCCTGCGATGCTGCGCGCGCTGGTAGCGTGTGGGTGGTTTGGGATCCAGTCCTGGATTGGCGGCCAATCCATTGCGGCGATCATCAACGTGATCTGGCCCAGTACGCTGGCGAACCCTTCGCTGATCTGGATCTGCTTCTTCGGCTTCTGGCTGTTGAACATGCTGGTGATCTGGCGCGGGCTTGAGTCGATTCGTTTTCTGCAGGGCTACTCCGCTCCCTTCCTGCTGGTGATGTCGCTGGTCCTGCTGATGTTCATGACGCACAAGGCTGGCGGTTTTGGCCCGATACTGCATGCGCCCAGCCGCTTCTCTTCCAACGCTGCATTTCTGCACTTCTTCTTCATCGCGTTGACCGGCATGGTAGGAAACTGGGCTACACTGTCGCTGAACATCCCCGACTTCACGCGGTTCGCCAAATCGCAGGACTCGCAGATCTTCGGACAGGCCTTCGGTCTGCCGGTAGCGATGACTCTATATAGCTTTATCGGGATTGGGTGTACGTCCGCCTCAACCGTGGTCTTTGGCGAGCCGATCTGGAATCCGATTACGATGCTGGGCCGCTTCCATCAACCGGTGCTGGCGTTCGTTGCGCTGATCAGCATTTTGATTGCAACGCTGAACGTAAATATCGGCGCGAATGTGGTCGGGGCTTCCAATGATTTTTCGAACCTTGCGCCCCGTCTCATCAGCTTTCGCATGGGCGGATTGATCACCGGTGTCCTCGGTCTGGCAATGCAGCCTTGGAAGTTGATGGCAAGCCATACGAACTACATCGGTTGGCTGGTGGGCTACTCCGGACTGCTCGGGCCTGTTGCCGGCATCATGGTCGCAGACTATTTCTTTATACGCAAGACCAACCTGGACCTTCAGTCTCTCTATCATCGCCACGGACCGTATGAGTATACGCAGGGCTTCAATCCACGAGCTGTTATTGCTCTGGTTGTGGGAGTATTCGCTGCTCTGATCGGTCTGGCCATTCCAGCGTTACGCCCACTCTTTGATTACGCCTGGTTTGTCGGTTTCTTTTTATCCAGCCTTCTTTATGTGTTTCTGATGCGGATGGGTGAGGCTCGCCTTATAAAAAAAATCCCAGCGGTCTAA
- a CDS encoding LacI family DNA-binding transcriptional regulator, whose protein sequence is MAAPKLADIAKRAGVSIAAVSIALNNRDTKRVSEAKRNEIRKIAEELNYVPNELAKALAERRTRLLGLMVPLRDPIFFNHFIAQMLSGIQTTLMRRGYNLLLYSPSGKPGRSTRDQILESRFTDGLIFVNTRFCSVRNIAETIQELDAAKIKFAMINSYYGHAPVNYVGVDDPAIGEAAVNYLVQGKHRRIAFLSGSGKLPTHIHLLQGIRRAMTAHGLELPTERIGCSEYDEVTAFTILDRWFANKRTAPTAIFCADDQLLMHLYDYVEIRGKKIPEDVAVLGRGNAGLMSLLRPRPTAFHIPTFEMGEVAAEILIDSIEKPEQKRQRVLLASQLHPGDTA, encoded by the coding sequence ATGGCGGCACCAAAACTTGCTGATATCGCGAAACGCGCTGGAGTTTCAATCGCCGCGGTATCGATCGCACTCAATAACCGGGACACGAAGCGGGTCAGTGAGGCCAAGCGCAACGAGATCCGAAAGATCGCAGAGGAACTCAACTACGTCCCCAATGAATTAGCGAAGGCTCTGGCGGAGCGACGGACACGGTTGTTGGGATTGATGGTTCCATTACGGGACCCGATCTTCTTCAACCACTTTATTGCCCAGATGCTTAGCGGGATTCAAACTACCTTAATGCGTCGCGGGTACAACCTGCTTCTGTACTCCCCGTCGGGAAAGCCAGGACGCTCGACTCGCGATCAGATTTTGGAGAGCCGCTTCACGGATGGGTTGATTTTCGTCAATACCCGCTTCTGTTCGGTGCGCAACATTGCTGAGACGATCCAGGAACTCGATGCTGCGAAGATCAAGTTTGCCATGATCAACTCCTACTATGGCCACGCGCCGGTGAACTATGTCGGTGTCGACGATCCAGCCATCGGCGAAGCTGCGGTGAACTACCTTGTACAGGGGAAGCATCGGCGCATTGCTTTCCTTAGCGGTTCAGGAAAGCTGCCGACGCATATTCATCTGCTTCAAGGTATCCGTCGTGCTATGACCGCGCATGGGTTGGAACTGCCGACAGAGCGCATCGGCTGTTCGGAGTATGACGAGGTCACAGCTTTCACTATTCTCGACCGATGGTTCGCCAACAAGCGGACCGCGCCCACGGCAATCTTCTGTGCGGACGATCAATTGCTCATGCATCTGTACGACTATGTCGAGATACGGGGAAAGAAGATTCCGGAGGATGTCGCGGTGCTCGGTCGTGGGAACGCCGGATTAATGTCCTTGCTCCGACCTAGACCCACCGCTTTCCACATTCCAACGTTCGAGATGGGAGAAGTGGCGGCCGAGATATTAATCGATTCGATTGAGAAGCCGGAACAGAAGCGACAACGCGTGCTGCTTGCATCTCAGCTTCATCCCGGCGATACGGCTTAG
- a CDS encoding diguanylate cyclase domain-containing protein, translating into MQKARQDGRALEMALSAMPVAISWATLADQKIIFMNRKFTETFGYEVGDFANISEWIEKTYPFLEDRALVEEKWGASFVLPGALEANIDPIEIRILCKDGTLKTILNSGVILPETGWALATFVDISERKRDEVLIQLAAQRARENQAIYHLLLDRSPEMILLAPFDESRRFVSPAVQKVTGFSPAEYLALRGLEMVHVDDHPRAMRVIEGLKNGELSQVFRYRALQKDGGYCWVEAIVTGYVDPGSQRTAGYVATVRDITEQKEREELLASHYLQLAEEASLDELTGIANRRSFNRTFHLEALRQTRSSSALAVMLVDVDYFKQYNDLYGHLPGDACLKKIAETLKQLLRRDSDLVARFGGEEFVVLVPMTDPAGAEVIARNILQAVADLGIPHEANPGGVVTVSVGVACWSRGFPLDQVLLLEQADRALYQAKEAGRNGYFLIEGKPPSS; encoded by the coding sequence ATGCAGAAGGCCAGGCAGGATGGCCGTGCGCTTGAAATGGCTTTGAGCGCGATGCCTGTTGCGATCTCATGGGCGACACTCGCCGACCAGAAAATTATCTTCATGAACCGGAAGTTCACCGAGACCTTTGGCTATGAGGTCGGAGACTTCGCCAATATTTCCGAGTGGATTGAGAAGACTTATCCGTTTTTAGAAGATCGGGCGCTAGTAGAAGAGAAATGGGGCGCATCCTTTGTTTTGCCTGGCGCGCTTGAAGCGAACATTGACCCCATAGAGATCCGAATCCTCTGTAAAGATGGCACGCTAAAAACGATTCTGAATAGTGGCGTGATCCTTCCCGAAACGGGTTGGGCCCTCGCCACTTTTGTAGATATCAGCGAACGCAAGCGCGACGAAGTCCTGATCCAGTTGGCTGCGCAACGAGCGCGTGAAAATCAGGCGATCTATCACTTGCTGCTCGACCGCTCGCCGGAGATGATCCTGCTCGCCCCGTTCGATGAGTCTCGTCGCTTTGTCTCCCCGGCCGTACAAAAGGTTACAGGCTTTTCCCCCGCAGAGTACCTTGCCCTAAGGGGACTGGAGATGGTCCATGTGGACGATCATCCACGGGCAATGCGTGTAATTGAGGGCCTGAAGAATGGAGAGCTCTCACAAGTCTTTCGCTATCGTGCCCTGCAAAAGGACGGCGGCTATTGCTGGGTGGAGGCGATCGTGACAGGGTACGTGGATCCTGGTTCTCAGCGGACTGCGGGCTACGTGGCTACCGTCCGTGACATTACGGAGCAGAAGGAACGGGAAGAGCTTCTTGCCTCTCATTATCTCCAGTTAGCCGAGGAAGCCTCCCTGGATGAACTCACAGGGATAGCGAACCGCCGTTCTTTCAATCGAACTTTTCATCTCGAGGCGCTTCGCCAGACGCGTTCTTCCAGCGCTCTCGCCGTGATGCTGGTGGATGTGGATTACTTCAAGCAGTACAACGATCTCTATGGCCACTTGCCAGGGGACGCGTGCCTTAAGAAGATTGCGGAGACGCTCAAGCAGCTTCTCCGCCGTGATAGCGATCTCGTGGCGCGTTTTGGAGGAGAAGAGTTTGTCGTTCTAGTGCCGATGACCGACCCCGCCGGGGCTGAAGTGATCGCACGCAATATTCTGCAAGCCGTAGCCGATCTGGGTATCCCTCACGAAGCGAATCCGGGCGGAGTCGTGACGGTCAGCGTCGGTGTGGCTTGCTGGTCTCGCGGCTTTCCGTTGGATCAGGTTCTGCTTCTCGAACAGGCGGATCGCGCGCTCTATCAGGCGAAAGAAGCTGGACGAAATGGATATTTTCTTATCGAAGGGAAGCCACCTTCTTCATAG
- a CDS encoding RraA family protein — translation MKKTIWAGLLLCIVTSVIPAVSQVKMTREQMTFYTADWKGERFPDGRPKIPDDLLKRALDVSIEDVWDFLQGEGYRSQFESGWKALHPEKAFAGRALTAQYMPLRPDMAKAIAAEGKAEHRSSYNNSWPIAELQLGDVYVADGFGKIVEGTLIGSNLGSGIAAHTHTGFVFDAGIRDAEENREIENFNGLYRGYDPSAWADMILTSINAPIRIGRAIVLPGDLVLAKTDGVVFIPAILAEQAISSAEFTSLEDAFNFELNKSGKNGGEFEGGWTPRKYDALAAWIDAHPEKLKMPRAEFNALLEEKKEPKKR, via the coding sequence ATGAAGAAGACTATTTGGGCTGGCCTGCTTCTCTGCATCGTGACGAGCGTCATCCCCGCTGTCTCGCAGGTCAAAATGACCAGGGAGCAGATGACGTTCTACACCGCCGACTGGAAGGGAGAGCGATTTCCGGATGGGCGTCCGAAGATTCCCGACGATCTGCTCAAGCGTGCTCTCGATGTCTCGATCGAGGATGTCTGGGACTTCCTGCAAGGCGAGGGCTATCGGAGCCAGTTCGAGAGTGGATGGAAGGCTCTCCATCCGGAGAAGGCCTTCGCCGGTCGCGCCCTCACCGCCCAGTACATGCCGCTGCGACCGGACATGGCCAAAGCCATCGCTGCCGAAGGCAAGGCAGAGCATCGCTCCAGCTACAACAACAGCTGGCCCATCGCGGAACTTCAGCTTGGCGATGTTTATGTCGCCGATGGCTTCGGCAAGATTGTCGAAGGTACATTGATCGGCTCGAATCTGGGCAGCGGGATTGCCGCGCATACGCATACGGGTTTCGTCTTCGATGCCGGCATTCGCGATGCAGAGGAGAACCGCGAGATTGAAAACTTCAACGGTCTTTATCGTGGATACGATCCCTCAGCCTGGGCCGATATGATCCTCACATCGATCAATGCGCCGATTCGTATCGGCCGCGCCATCGTGCTTCCAGGAGATCTCGTCCTCGCAAAGACAGATGGTGTTGTCTTCATTCCAGCGATTCTCGCGGAGCAGGCGATTTCGTCCGCGGAGTTTACCAGCCTGGAGGATGCCTTCAACTTCGAACTCAACAAATCCGGAAAGAACGGTGGAGAGTTCGAAGGCGGCTGGACACCACGGAAGTATGACGCACTTGCCGCCTGGATCGACGCGCATCCTGAAAAGCTCAAGATGCCCCGCGCGGAGTTTAACGCGCTTCTGGAAGAGAAAAAGGAACCCAAAAAACGCTGA
- a CDS encoding alpha/beta hydrolase: protein MKASRHFSFIHFGVLLLLAASYAIAEEKRTPTEDDIPYGAAGGQVLTMDYYAPKGAGPHPIAIIIHGGGYVGGTSKNGSEAYCADFLAPAGYVVFSINYRLAPKYPYPDMVEDVERAVRYIRHNAKRWDADPGKIALVGGSAGGFLSNMVGLLNAPGNSSALDPVDRESAKVQAVVTLFAQSSFATVPLNPNTHALLDLLIQAKGEETALKEASPITYVSKNAPPFLQILGDKDEYIPYSEATNLDAALKKEGVSSQIIRIPNGMHATGGWYKVPDVPDWESQMTLWLNGKLGHTGPVGEGIRRREPIQTLAR, encoded by the coding sequence ATGAAGGCTTCACGTCATTTTTCGTTCATCCACTTTGGAGTGCTCCTTCTTCTCGCTGCCTCTTATGCGATCGCCGAGGAAAAGCGAACTCCAACGGAAGACGATATCCCCTATGGCGCCGCTGGAGGACAGGTTCTCACGATGGATTATTACGCTCCAAAGGGAGCAGGACCGCATCCGATTGCCATCATCATTCATGGCGGAGGCTACGTTGGGGGCACTAGTAAAAACGGCAGCGAGGCGTACTGCGCGGACTTTCTGGCGCCTGCAGGCTACGTTGTCTTCTCCATAAACTATCGGCTGGCACCGAAGTATCCCTATCCCGATATGGTGGAAGATGTCGAGCGGGCCGTCCGCTATATTCGTCACAACGCGAAGCGTTGGGATGCAGATCCCGGCAAAATCGCTCTTGTTGGAGGTTCTGCCGGAGGGTTCCTCAGCAACATGGTTGGTCTGCTCAACGCACCGGGGAATTCTTCCGCGCTGGATCCTGTTGATCGCGAGAGTGCCAAGGTGCAGGCGGTCGTCACTCTCTTTGCGCAGAGCAGCTTCGCTACCGTGCCCCTTAACCCAAACACTCATGCCCTACTTGATCTTCTTATTCAGGCGAAGGGCGAAGAAACGGCTCTCAAAGAAGCGTCGCCCATTACGTATGTTTCGAAGAATGCTCCGCCGTTCCTTCAGATCCTCGGAGATAAGGATGAGTACATTCCTTACTCCGAAGCCACCAATCTGGACGCAGCCCTGAAAAAAGAGGGCGTCAGCAGTCAGATTATTCGTATTCCGAACGGCATGCATGCAACCGGCGGTTGGTACAAAGTTCCCGACGTGCCAGATTGGGAGTCACAGATGACACTCTGGCTCAACGGAAAGCTCGGCCACACAGGGCCGGTCGGCGAAGGCATCCGGAGACGCGAACCCATCCAGACTCTGGCAAGATAA
- a CDS encoding DUF5597 domain-containing protein, translating into MKFCFVLPALALFFSLSSPAQTGASDSLPRIDRSGAHPALIVDGAPFLMLGAQMNNSSAWPATMPAVWSTMDKLGVNTVEAPIYWETFEPKEGTFDFAPVDMLLTQARIHQKHLVLLWFGTWKNGSPGYTPEWVKRDGTRFPLARKEDGTALFSLSPFAEATLTSDRKAFIALMQHLKTSDTEHTVLMVQVENEAGLWGAMRDHSPAANRIFSQPVPRNVLEAMGKAQAHGNWSEVFGTDADEFFSAWAIARHIQQIAMAGKAIYPLPMYVNAALRDPIHPGGPLSFESGGPTFDVLPLWHAVAPALDGLAPDIYLPEYDKYMAVLQQYALPWNAFFIPETGNSAVYAHYFFAALGKGAFGWSPFGMDATGYVNYPLGAARIDDEALQPYVLNYTAVASITRELAAWIRNDQVRGVAEAPEKHAEDVLFSTLKSVVPHWKATVSFGLPTFWSDKPAPGNPKLQGEALLVELGPDEFLVTGAHCRIDFSALTNAAAKQRMWITVEEGSYVHGEWQRTRLWNGDQTDYGLNFTDVPQLLRVRLAAY; encoded by the coding sequence TTGAAATTTTGTTTTGTGCTTCCAGCGCTCGCGCTTTTCTTTTCTCTTTCGTCGCCAGCCCAAACCGGAGCTTCGGATAGCCTACCTCGCATCGACCGCAGCGGTGCTCATCCGGCGCTCATCGTGGATGGCGCGCCTTTCCTCATGCTCGGCGCGCAGATGAACAACTCTTCCGCCTGGCCTGCGACGATGCCAGCGGTCTGGTCCACGATGGACAAACTCGGCGTTAACACAGTGGAGGCACCTATCTACTGGGAAACCTTCGAGCCGAAAGAGGGAACCTTCGACTTTGCGCCGGTCGATATGCTGCTGACGCAGGCGCGCATTCACCAAAAACATCTTGTCCTGCTCTGGTTCGGTACTTGGAAGAACGGCAGCCCCGGCTATACGCCGGAGTGGGTCAAGCGCGATGGAACGCGGTTTCCTCTGGCACGCAAAGAGGATGGCACGGCTCTCTTTTCCCTCTCGCCCTTTGCCGAGGCGACCCTGACGTCCGACCGCAAGGCCTTCATCGCTTTAATGCAGCACCTGAAGACCTCGGACACAGAGCACACCGTGCTGATGGTGCAGGTTGAAAACGAAGCAGGCCTATGGGGAGCCATGCGAGACCATTCGCCCGCTGCGAACCGCATCTTTTCGCAACCTGTTCCACGCAACGTCCTTGAAGCGATGGGGAAGGCGCAGGCTCACGGCAATTGGAGTGAAGTCTTTGGCACGGATGCGGATGAGTTCTTCTCCGCCTGGGCCATCGCGCGGCACATTCAGCAGATCGCTATGGCTGGTAAGGCTATCTACCCTTTGCCGATGTATGTAAATGCAGCGCTGCGCGACCCGATCCATCCGGGAGGTCCGCTTTCTTTTGAAAGTGGCGGTCCGACTTTCGATGTTCTGCCTCTCTGGCATGCCGTTGCGCCGGCTTTGGACGGTCTTGCACCAGACATCTATCTGCCCGAGTATGACAAGTACATGGCAGTGCTGCAGCAGTATGCTCTGCCCTGGAACGCCTTCTTTATTCCGGAAACAGGGAACAGCGCCGTATATGCGCATTACTTTTTCGCGGCACTGGGCAAGGGTGCGTTCGGCTGGTCGCCCTTCGGTATGGACGCGACGGGCTACGTTAACTATCCGCTGGGCGCGGCACGCATTGACGACGAAGCACTCCAGCCCTATGTTCTTAATTACACTGCGGTCGCGTCCATCACGAGGGAACTCGCCGCGTGGATACGCAACGACCAGGTACGCGGGGTCGCGGAGGCGCCTGAGAAGCATGCGGAGGATGTTCTGTTCTCTACTCTCAAGAGTGTGGTTCCTCACTGGAAGGCGACGGTGTCCTTTGGCTTGCCAACCTTCTGGTCGGATAAACCGGCTCCAGGCAATCCAAAGCTGCAGGGTGAGGCGCTGCTGGTGGAACTTGGTCCGGATGAGTTTCTGGTGACTGGGGCACATTGCCGCATCGATTTTTCTGCGCTCACAAACGCAGCTGCAAAACAGCGCATGTGGATCACAGTCGAAGAGGGCTCCTATGTTCACGGCGAGTGGCAGCGAACACGTCTTTGGAACGGCGATCAGACCGACTATGGTCTAAACTTTACCGACGTTCCGCAGCTGCTTCGTGTTCGTCTGGCCGCTTACTAA